In the genome of Bremerella sp. P1, the window GTGCAAACCAAGGCTGCTACTCGCCTGGGTATCAATCGCAATACGCTGCATAAGAAGCTGAAAGAATACGAGATCGAGTCGTGATCGCCCAAGGGCAGGCTGAGCTTCCGGCTGAAAGGTCGTGGAAGCAGTTCCTTATTGCTCGTCTCTGGCGTTATTCTTCTTTGCTGATCGTCCTGCTCGCTGCGGCAACCATTCTGACAGGGTTTGCCCGAATCTACTGGGTGTGGGATCTTCTGGCCAACCTAAGGGTTCAACAGGTTCTCGTCGCGGTCGTATTGATCGCCACCTGTGCGATCTATCGGCGATGGATATGGCTCGCCATTCCCCTGGCTTGTTTCCTGGTACATACGCCCTGGTTTTTGCCTGGCCTCCAGAATGTTGGTGGAGTGCCTGACGTTCAGCATGTGATGAATGTAACCGTTTGCAACGTGTTGACGAGTAATCGAAACGTCGATGCCGTACTAGCCGACATCCTCCGCGACCAGCCTGATGTCTTCGTCGTGCTGGAGATCGACTCCCAGTGGGCAGAAGAGATCGAAGCCGCCACGCATACAGACTACGCGTATAAGGTAATTCACCCGGACGATCGCGGGAACTTTGGCATGGGGCTCTATTCGCGTCACCCGATCCAGCACTGGCAGATCTTTCGTTTGAATGAAGGGATTGCTTCAATCGAAGCGGTAGTGGACGTCGAAGGGACATCGTATCGTGTTATCGGAACGCACCCGTTGCCGCCGATCCGAGACCGTGGATTTCGCTCGCGGAACCAGCACCTGCAAATGTTGGCACAGAGAGTCCAACATCCCGAATCGGCATACGAAGGGCTACCCACGATTGTGATGGGAGACTTCAACGTAACGCCCTGGTCTCCCTTCTTTCACGACTTTGAATTGGCCAGCGGGCTGCGAAGAGCCGAGCACGTCGCCAACATGACACCCACTTGGTATGTCATGCCGATCTTCCCACTGGGGCTGTCGCTCGACCACATCTTCATCAGCGACGATCTTACATACTGGGGACGAGAGGTCGGCGGCCCGATGGGTTCGGACCATCGCAGCGTGAGCGTCACCGTCAGCCCGAAAGTGCGAGGAGACGGAGTGTTCATGAACTAGCTCCACTCGTGTCGCGTGTGCGACCAACTTCCATCGGGGTAAAGCTTCAGCTCCATCCAACACGCCGGGCAGCCGAGATACTCTTTTCCGCCCCACCAATTCCCACTCACTGCTCCACCGCAGATATAAGTGGTGTCATCGACGTCGACGCGATCGACCGTATGCATGTGACCGCTCAAGCATAGTTTTACCCGCGGGTACTTACGAAATAGCTTTCGGATGTCGGCCAGCTTATGCGCCGACCAGCCGGAAGGCACGACGTATCCTTTGCCCAGGCCTTTGTCGGTGGATGGTTCGTAGAAGTGCGTCACGGACATCAGCGGAGCATGGGTGACCACGCAGGCCGGCTTGTCGCTCTTGGCGAGTTCCTCTTCAAACCACTTCCACTGGGCATCATCGATTTCGCATCCGTTATGTTGAAACGTATCGAGCAAGAAGAACTGCCATCCGCCGTGTTCGGCCGCGTAGTACCGCGAAGGCATGCCGAACGTTTCAACGGCTCGCTTCTTCTCGAGGTAGCTTTCTGCCTGGTCTTTGACATGGTCTTTCCAACGGATGTCATGATTGCCAATGCAACTGACGCTGGGGACCTTGAGTCGGTCGATGACGTTCTCTTTCCATTGCTGGAACTGGATGTCGACTTGCTCGTCGGCTTGCCCGCCGTCAACCGCCATGACATTGTCGCCGCCAAAGACAAACAGCCCGGGCGATGTTTCGCGCGATTGGATCGTGTCCAGAAGCTGCTCGACCTTCTGCATGACCTCGCCGTTTCCTGCCGGCTGATGGGTATCGGTCAGGAAGGCCACCGTAAAGGGGCTATCGGTTGTCGAGTTGGTTGAGTTAGTCTCTTCGGCCAAGGTGACGCCGCCGGTGAGGGCCAGGCTGCCGCCGAATAAGGTTTGTAAGAATGAACGACGTATGAGAGACATCGGGACCTCCAAGCGAAGAGAGTTGGTTGCAGCCAGCTAAATCGAACGATTCGCACCAGCGTTTGAAACGCGATTCTAGTCCCGTTTTCTGATGGATCGATAAGCAACGGGCCATTTTGCGGACATCGAATGGCGTTCTTACCCAATGCGCACAAATCTCGAAAAACTTCTTACTACATCCCGGTCGTAACCAGCCACAGATGCGGGTGACCGTCTTCCCTGCCGATGCTCAGATTGTCCCATCCCCTAAACCCAAGGCCGACGATAGAATACGTCGCTTCCATTTCGGTCCCCTCCCCTCTCCCGGTCATGTAGTCGTCCTATGGAATGGCTTTCGGAACTTTCGCCCTGGGTTTTGGCGCTGTTGATCTTCCTGGTTCGCATGGTCGATGTGTCCATTGGAACCTTGCGCACCATTTGTGTCGTTCAAGGACGCATGGGGCTATCAGTCGTGCTGGGCTTCTTTGAAGTGCTGATTTGGATTGCGGCCTTGTCGCAGGTCATCATGGGGGTTTCGGAGAGTCCGATCTTGATGGTTGCCTATGCAGGTGGGTTTGCCCTGGGGAACGCCGTGGGGATTGGACTTGAGCGACACTTGGCCTTGGGCTCGGTGGTGGTTCGCATCATTGCCCAGGAGGACGACGCCGAAATCGTGCGAACGCTGAGAACGAGCGGCTTTCGCGCTACGACCTTTGAGGGAGAAGGGGTAGAAGGCCCGGTCGACCTGATTTATGTCCGCTGCGCCCGGCGTGAGGTCGCCAAGCTATTGAAGATGGTGAAGTTTCTGAAGCCGAACGTGTTCTACACGGTCGAGCCGGTCCAGGAGCAAAGCGAACGCTTCGCCGAAGCGCTGCCGCATGCAACCGGTTGGCGTGCTGTCTTCAAGATGAAGTGAATTGTTGGGGGTTACGGCCGTAAACTGCCTTACCGCTGCTTGACCCCTGGGCAGCGGTACTAAAGAATCGGGAGATTGAATTCGCCCCCCAGATGCGCCCTGAGTGGGCTCGCAATGAAATAGGAGTTCGTTTGATGCCTGCCCGAACGTTATGGTTGGTCCTTCTGTTGGCTTGTTTAGCTCCCGTCGCTCTCTTGGCTCAAGCTCCGGAAGGAGCCGCTGAGGCTGAAGCAACCGCTTCGACCGGAGAAAAAGACGATTTCGATACGATGATCGCTCAGTGGAAGGAGATCATCACCGAGCTTCGCCGCGTTCAGCAGGCCTATCGCCTGGCACCAGAGAAAGACTTGCCTAAGCTTCGTAAGGAGTACAACGAAATCCTGGAGCAGGGCATGGTCTTATTGCCTAAGATCGAAGACGCTGCCGTGAAACGCCTGGCAACCTCGCCGGACGATCAAGATGCCAAGCTCTTTTTGGCCAAAGTCCTGGCCGATGCCCTGGAAAAGGATGACTACGAGCGTGGCTATCGTTTAGTCCACTTGCTGCTGGACAACGGGTTCGACGAAAACGAACTGCTGGCTAACCAGGTCGTCGCGGCCTTTGGGACCGACCACTTCGAAGAGGCAGAAACAGCCTTCAAGAAGCTGCGGGAAAAGATGCTGCCGATCGACGATCGTGTCGGGCAGAACGGTGTCATGGCGACCGAACTCAAGGAAAAGTGGGTCCGCGAAGAAGAACTGCGGAAGAAGGAAGCCGAGGCAAATGACCTTCCCCGGGTGAAGATGTCGACCACGCAGGGAGATATGGTCATCGAACTTTACGAAAACGAAGCTCCCGATACGGTTGGCAACTTTGTGAGTCTGGTCGAGAAGAAGTTCTACGACGGTCTCCCATTTCACCGGGTTCTCCCGCACTTCATGGCTCAAGGTGGTGACCCCCAAGGCGATGGTAGCGGCGGACCGGGATACAACATCTTCTGCGAATGCTATGAAGATGATGCCCGCGATCACTTCGCCGGCACGCTCAGCATGGCCCATGCGGGCAAGAACACCGGTGGATCGCAGTTCTTCCTGACCTTCCAGGCCACGCCGCATCTCGATGGCAAGCACACCGTGTTTGGTCGAGTGGTTGAAGGGAAGGATGTCCTTTCCAAGATCACGCGTCGCGAACCAGGTGGGCTATCGGGTCCGGCTGCCGACCGAATCTTGAAGGCCGAAGTGATCCGCAAACGCAATCACGAGTACGTACCCAACAAAGCGCCGTAAAAACACAACGCGCGCAAAGTTGTATATGTGATCCTGCTGCGCAAATTTCTATAATTATGGCCAGGTTTTCCTGACAAACGAGAGTGTCTCCTTGGCCTTTCATCGGCCTGGCGACCCCTAAGTTCAGTCTCGGTAATGTAAGGCACGTCCTAAGACGTGCCTTTTTAATGCGCCCACAATTGCTAGCACTTCTCAAAGCGCCAAACCTTAACGGAAAATAACGCGCAGCTATTCCACGAAGAGGGCGTTTAAAGGGCTGCTTGTTATGTGGCTAATTTCTGACCACATCACAACTTACGTAAATTGCTACTATTCACCCGTAGTAAACTTAGGGAAATTAAACCTCGACATGCTTGACGATGGGGGCTGGGATCAATAACCTTACATTTCGGATTTTAATCTTGGATTTCACCAGTATCTAAATTCCGCATAGTTCCCCCTTCAATTCCTGAAGACGTTTATGCACGTAAAGTCCCTCAAGGTGTTCTGCGACGTTGTCGGTCAACGCAGCTTCTCACGAGCTGCGGATGAGAACGGCATTTCGCAATCTGGCGCGAGCCAGGTGGTGCACCAATTGGAGGAACGTCTCGGGGTGAAGCTTATTGATCGCTCAAAGCGTCCCTTGGTTCCGACCGCCGAAGGCGAGTTGTACTATCAAGGCTGCCGCCAACTCGTTCAGCGATACTATGCCTTGGAAGAGGACGTCCGCACGTTCCACAAGGAACTCGCCGGACAGGTAACCATCGCTTCGATCTACTCGGTAGGTCTGAGCCATATGAATGCCTGTGTGCAGGAGTTCTTAGGCAAACATCCCAAGGCAAATGTTCGTCTCCAATATCATCACCCCGACACGGTGGTGCAGTTGGTCGAGACGGATCAGGTCGACTTCGGTCTGGTTAGCTATCCGAAGGCGTCCAAGAGTATCAAAGTCGACATGTGGCGTGCGGAACCCATGTTCCTGGTCTGCGCACCTGGCTGCGAACTAGCCGATCGTGAAACGGTCTGGCTCGACGAACTCGATAGTCGCCGCATGGTGGGCTTTGACACCCGATTGCAGATTCGTCGCGAAATCGATTTCGTGCTCTCTTCTGCCGGGGCTGACGTTCAAGTTGTCATGGAATTTGACAACATCGAGACTATCAAGCGGGCCATCGAGATTGATGCCGGTTTTGGCCTGTTACCGATCGACACGGTAACACGCGAGTTGGAAACCGGTTCGCTCGTGGCTGTGCCTATCGAAGGAGCCCCCCTGTCTCGACCGCTGGGTATCGTCACCCGGCAAGGCAAAGAGTTAGGGAAGACGGCTCGCCGTTTCATTCAACTGCTGCATGAGAAAGCAGAAAACTCGGATGCCACTGGCTCCGAGGCGGAAGTTAAACAGGCTTCGGCCAGCTTCGCCGATGAGGAAGCTGCCGGTGCCAATAGTGATCTTGAAAACGGAGTTTCGGCACGCACCTAAGACGTTCCCCGCTCGAAGACAAAGTCTCCAAGGGGAATAAGCCTGCGGAGATCTTGTCTACCGACTAGATCCAACACCCCATTGAAGACATCCGGGCGCGCGGCCCGAAGTTTTAGCTAGAAGAAGGTAGAACCATGATCCAGCCAAACCAACCGACCTCGCGAACTTATCGGACCGAGCGGCCCGGTAAGGAAGGTTTGTACGATCCGGCAATGGAGAGGGAA includes:
- a CDS encoding DUF2179 domain-containing protein: MEWLSELSPWVLALLIFLVRMVDVSIGTLRTICVVQGRMGLSVVLGFFEVLIWIAALSQVIMGVSESPILMVAYAGGFALGNAVGIGLERHLALGSVVVRIIAQEDDAEIVRTLRTSGFRATTFEGEGVEGPVDLIYVRCARREVAKLLKMVKFLKPNVFYTVEPVQEQSERFAEALPHATGWRAVFKMK
- a CDS encoding metallophosphoesterase family protein; this translates as MSLIRRSFLQTLFGGSLALTGGVTLAEETNSTNSTTDSPFTVAFLTDTHQPAGNGEVMQKVEQLLDTIQSRETSPGLFVFGGDNVMAVDGGQADEQVDIQFQQWKENVIDRLKVPSVSCIGNHDIRWKDHVKDQAESYLEKKRAVETFGMPSRYYAAEHGGWQFFLLDTFQHNGCEIDDAQWKWFEEELAKSDKPACVVTHAPLMSVTHFYEPSTDKGLGKGYVVPSGWSAHKLADIRKLFRKYPRVKLCLSGHMHTVDRVDVDDTTYICGGAVSGNWWGGKEYLGCPACWMELKLYPDGSWSHTRHEWS
- a CDS encoding peptidylprolyl isomerase yields the protein MPARTLWLVLLLACLAPVALLAQAPEGAAEAEATASTGEKDDFDTMIAQWKEIITELRRVQQAYRLAPEKDLPKLRKEYNEILEQGMVLLPKIEDAAVKRLATSPDDQDAKLFLAKVLADALEKDDYERGYRLVHLLLDNGFDENELLANQVVAAFGTDHFEEAETAFKKLREKMLPIDDRVGQNGVMATELKEKWVREEELRKKEAEANDLPRVKMSTTQGDMVIELYENEAPDTVGNFVSLVEKKFYDGLPFHRVLPHFMAQGGDPQGDGSGGPGYNIFCECYEDDARDHFAGTLSMAHAGKNTGGSQFFLTFQATPHLDGKHTVFGRVVEGKDVLSKITRREPGGLSGPAADRILKAEVIRKRNHEYVPNKAP
- a CDS encoding endonuclease/exonuclease/phosphatase family protein, giving the protein MIAQGQAELPAERSWKQFLIARLWRYSSLLIVLLAAATILTGFARIYWVWDLLANLRVQQVLVAVVLIATCAIYRRWIWLAIPLACFLVHTPWFLPGLQNVGGVPDVQHVMNVTVCNVLTSNRNVDAVLADILRDQPDVFVVLEIDSQWAEEIEAATHTDYAYKVIHPDDRGNFGMGLYSRHPIQHWQIFRLNEGIASIEAVVDVEGTSYRVIGTHPLPPIRDRGFRSRNQHLQMLAQRVQHPESAYEGLPTIVMGDFNVTPWSPFFHDFELASGLRRAEHVANMTPTWYVMPIFPLGLSLDHIFISDDLTYWGREVGGPMGSDHRSVSVTVSPKVRGDGVFMN
- a CDS encoding LysR family transcriptional regulator, with protein sequence MHVKSLKVFCDVVGQRSFSRAADENGISQSGASQVVHQLEERLGVKLIDRSKRPLVPTAEGELYYQGCRQLVQRYYALEEDVRTFHKELAGQVTIASIYSVGLSHMNACVQEFLGKHPKANVRLQYHHPDTVVQLVETDQVDFGLVSYPKASKSIKVDMWRAEPMFLVCAPGCELADRETVWLDELDSRRMVGFDTRLQIRREIDFVLSSAGADVQVVMEFDNIETIKRAIEIDAGFGLLPIDTVTRELETGSLVAVPIEGAPLSRPLGIVTRQGKELGKTARRFIQLLHEKAENSDATGSEAEVKQASASFADEEAAGANSDLENGVSART